Within the Scyliorhinus canicula chromosome 18, sScyCan1.1, whole genome shotgun sequence genome, the region ccttgtagatggtggacaggctttggggagtcagacgtTGAGTTATttgcacaggattcctagcctctgacttgctctggtagccagagtatttatgtggatagtccagttcagtttcacgtCACTGGTAacccaggattttgatagtggagtattcagcgatggtaatgccactgaatatcaAGGTTAGATtcgctcttgttggagatgatcattgcctgccatttctgtggcgtgattgttacttgccacttgtcagcccaagcctggatattgtccaggtcttgctgcatttagacatggactgcttcattatctgaggagtcgtgaattatactgaacattgtgcagggaTCAGTGAACATtccaacttctgaccttatgagaaaggaaggtaattgatgaagcagctgaaaatggttgtgcctagggcactaccctgaggaactccgaaagctgagatgattgacctccagccaccacaaccatttttctTTGTGTCAAGTCTGaccccaaccagcagagagtttcccccgattcccatggaCTCCAGTTTTACTGGTGCTCCTCGATTCCATAccgagtcaaatgctgccttgatgtcaagggcagtcattttcacctcgcctctggcattcagctcttttgtccatgtttgaaccaaggctgtcgtgaggtcaggagctgagtgatcctgctggaacccaaactcagcatctgtgagcagattattgctgagttaaGTGCCACTAGATAGCGCTGTTGATTGCCCCTTCCATCGCCTTACTGACGATCGagagaatgcttcagccttatattTTGCACATACTtgctgggctcttccatcattgaggatggggatacttgtggagcctcatcctccagtgagttgtttaattgtccaccaccattcgcgGCTGGATGtcgcaggactgcagagcttaaatctgatcCGTTGTTTGTGGGAGCGCTTggctctattacttgctgcttatgctgtttggcacacaagtatttctgtgttgcagcttcaccaggttgaccccTCATTTTTAACTATGCCTGGTGTTGGACCATAGGAGAACAGAGTAGTTGTTAaatgtttaaattttaaaaaaactagtAGATAGACACAAAAAAAAAGCCAATGGAATGTTTGTCTTCAACTCAAGTGGGATGGAAATCTGGTTAGATTGGATCTGGAGCAGTATGTTTAGTTCTTCACGAGCACTTCAGCAAGGACATATTGGCATCCAAAGGGTTAAagtacaggggcgggattctcccatcgcgtggctaagtgttgacgccggggtaaAAACGGGAATGTTTTACCCCGGCGTCAACAGGCTTTTTGGTGCCCGATTCTCCGGGcaacagggggctagcatggggcTGGAGCTGCCCACGCGTCAACTGGGCGCaacggggtccacgcatgcgcactggcaccaacgcgcgcatgcgcagtggctcccttctccgcgccagacccgacgccaaatggcgtagggctacaggggccgttgcggaagaaaggaggcccccagcccaagaggccggcctgccgatcggtgggccccgatcgcgggccaggccacaacagaggggccccccccccccacggggtcggacccacctccacccccacaggccgcccccggacccttcgatgccgaagtcccgccggctcagagcacgtttcatagaatttagagtgcagaaggaggccattcggcccatctagtctgcaccggctcttggaaagagcacccgacccaaggtcaacacctcgaccctatccccataacccagtaaccccacccaacacgaagggcaatttataatggccaatccacctaacctgcacatctttggactgtgggaggaaaccggagcacccggaggaaacccacacacacacactgggaggatgtgcagactcagcacagacagtgacccaagccgaaattgaacctgggaccctggagctgtgaagcaattatgctatccacaatgctaccgggactcgggtttttttatcacggccgctcggcccatccgggccagagaatcgtgggGTGGCCGCGTAGACCAGCGCCGCACCGACTATgccagcaccaatggcgccgattctccactctgcagagaaaatcccgccccagatacgcCAGAATGAAGAAGTTACCGAAAAGGTTTAAATTATGCCGTACGGTTATAAGTTTGTATTAagggatgatctcattgaaatgtttaAGATTATTAAAGGATTTGATCAAGTAGATGGACAGAGTCCAGAAAGGGGATGCAAAACCTTGGAAGTACAGATAGGCTGTTTCGGAGTCacgtcaggaagcacttcttcacaaatAATTACTGCAGCTCCCGGGATTTCCCGGGTTTTCGGAGCTGGAGTGGCAGCTGGGGACATTGTGGACCATCCGCGGGTGTCGTAGCATGCACGTATAGAgaagtggtcacaccacaggctcagactccacaggcaggaagggaataggTGATCACCAAGCAGAGCGAGAGAGCTGGGCAGGCAGTACAGAAATATCCTGTAGCCATTCTCCTGCAAAAAAGATATACCGCTTTAGATACtattgaggggaatgacctctcggggtaagcagcaacagccaaatttgttgcaccacagTTTGTTCTGATGCAGAGCATTTCTATGGCCACAaaggagactccaggatggtatgttgcctccctagtgctAGGGTCAAGGGTGTTGCAGagcagttacaggacattctggagggggaggttgAACAGTcggtggtcgtggtacacatcagtacagtagtcccccgttataccgcgctccgcaataccgcggttcgcgatataccgtgggggggattatggaccccaactgtcagttgtgtcaatttcagcggccggctcactttgatccggagagggaagctgctctctcactgaaacaatcagccggccgctgaaattgacactgccggctgctctctccctccaatccaacttttaagttttaatgtttctgattggagggagagagcagccggcagtgttaatttcagcggccagctcactttgatccggagagggaagctgaaccccaggagccacagcctgtacctcagcagccacagcctgaaccccagcagccacagtaccccagcagccacagcctgaagcccagcagccacagcctgaaccccagcagccacagcctgtacctcagcagccacagcctgtacctcagcagccacagcctgaaccccagcagccacagcctgtaccccaggagccacagcctgtaccccagcagccacagcctgaaccccagctacagaggggaggggcgatgtgagaccatgctggtcttgcagaggcccgtatgacctcctcctgtgttctctgctctctccctccaatcagccggcagtgtcaatttcagcggccggctcactttgatccggagagggaagctgctctctcactgaaacaatcagccggccgctgaaattgacactgttttaattagatccacgatgggggttttaaatttattttaaaatctatgctagcgcttcccattgtgagtctacgggggtctgacctcgccccccgtagactctcaatgggaagcgctagcatagatttttaaataaatttaaaacccccatcgtggatatccgcggctcggatgcaacgcgggtggctgtcttggaccccaacacccgcgttataaagggggactactgtaccaacaacataggtaaacaGCGACGAGGTgcgaaaagcagaatatagggaattgggaaaaaatttgagaagtcggacctcaaagatagcgatctcaggattactacaagtgccatgtgctagtcagagtagaaatagcaggatatgtcggatgaatatgtggctgaagagatggttttcagattcctggggcattgggaccggttctgggggaagtgggacatgtagaaactggacgggttacacactggcaggaccaggactgactgatgtttggggggggggggggggggggggggggcttgctagaccggttggggagggtttaaaataaTACAATAGGGATGGGGAACCTACGTAAagattcagagcagggggaatcaagaacaagagaaaaatacagcaaggagaataagaaaagtgataggcagagaaatcaaggaccTGTAACGACACTGTATAAAAATAGTAGGGACATGACAAGGAACGTCgaaaggactagccttaaggttttgtacctgaatgtGTGGAGCATTCAAACTAAAATGGCTGAATTAGTTGTGCAGATAAATGTAAAGCGGTATGATGGATgacagagacatggctccaaggtgaccaaggatgggaactaaacattgagggctattagCTTTTAgggaggacagacagaaaggaaaaaatggtgtagttgcattgttgattaaagaagatattgatacaatatggaGGAAATATGTGGAATCATCTGTATGGGTCGAATTAagaaacactaaggggcaaaaaaAAACATTCGTAGATATGGTGCACAGACCACCAAACTACAGTGGCAATGTTGGGAATaatattagacaggaaatcagagatataTGTGATAAAGGATCATTTGtgattattttatttttgaatgtattcatttgtgggatgtgggtggcgctggttagcccagcatttattgctcttccCTAAGGGTGACTTTAATcggcatatagattgggtgagtcaaattaatcATGATACAATAGCGAAaacatttctggagtgtatatgggatggttttctggaccaatattttGAGGAactaacaagggaacaggccatcttggactgggtgttgtgcaatgagaaagaatTAGTTATCAATCTAGTTGTGAGTGAATCCTTGGTGATGAGTGACCATaaaatgatagaattctttatcatggtGGACAGTGAGGTAGtcgattctgagaccagggtcttgAACATCAATAACGGTAACGATGATGGTATGaagcatgagctggctatgatggactggggaacattactgaaaggaagggcagcggacaggcaatggcaggcattcaaggaatgaagaGATGAACTCCAAAAATTCTTTTTTCCtgtttggcgcaagagtagaaagggaactgtgaccaaaccatggcttaaatgggaaattagagatagtattagattcaaagaagaaggatacaagttagcaagaaaaagcaatagacctgaggattgggaacaatttaaaattcagcaaagggattgattaagaaggggaaaatacaatatgaaagtaagttaGCGGGGAAcacaaaaactgactgtaaaagttgctacaggtatgtaaagagaaaaagattgataaaaaataATGTAGGCCTCTTACAGTCTGAAGCGAGGGAATTCACAACGggtaacaaagaaatggctgaggaactaaattagtactttgcttctgtcttcatagaggaagacatgaataatataATGGAGATTCTaagaaacacaagtttcagtgagtATCTGAAGGAAATTAGTGTTAGTAGCAAAATGGTTTGGGGAAATTAATAGGAACGAAGACGGAtacatctccagggccagataatGTTCATTCCAGAGTACTTGAGGAAGAGGCctgagaaatagtagatccattggtggccattttccaaaattccatggactctggaatggttcctacagattggaggatagctaatataaccctgctgttcaaaaagggagacagaaagaaaacagggaactacagaccaatgagcctaacattggtagtagggaagttgctagagtccattaccAAGGATGTTATAGCACAGCATtttgaaagcagtggtgtaatcaaataaattcagcatggatttatgaaagggaatcatgcttgacaaatctactagaattctttgaaggtgtaactaGCAGAGTTCACCAGggtgaaccggtggatgtggtttatttagactttcagatggctttcagcaaggtctcacatagcagattgctatgaaagttaaagtgcatgggattgcaggtagtgtcttgagatggatagaaagctggttagcagacaggaagcaaaaaattggaataaatgggtctttttccacttggtaggcagtgactagtggggctcTGTGCTAGGGCCcctactgttcacattatatattaatgatttggacgagggaactacatgtattatctccaaatttacagatgactcaaagttgggtaggagggtgagctgtgagaaggatgcagagatgcttcagtgggattggacagactgagtgagtgggcatatgcataacagatgcagtacaatgtggataaatggggcagcatggtggcgcagtaattagcactgctgcctcattgcgctgAAGACCCagatcgatcccagccccgggtcactgtccttgtggaatttgcactacctccctgtgtctgcaagacaaaaagatgggcagggtaggtagattggccacgctaaattgccccttatttggaaaaaaataattggatgctctaaatgtatttttaaaaataatgtggactttggtagcaaaaataggaaggcagattattatttgaatggttgtaaattgagtggtggatactcagcgagaccttggtgtccttgtgcatcagtcgctgaaagtaagcacgcaggttcagcaggcagtaaagaaggcaaacaaatggtatgttggccttcatagcgagaggatttaagtacagaaatagggatgttttacttcaattatctcgGGCAATGgtaaagccacacctggagtattgtgtgcagttttggtgtacttttctcaggaaggatgtggggggagaaggcaggatcagggtgttgaacttgaagatcagctatgatcataatgaatggtggagcaggcttgaagggccgaatggcctactccagcttctattttctacATATGTTTCTGTGTAAagcccatctgctgctgaacccttcattcatgaaaatgaaaaccgcttattgtcacaagtagacttcaaatgaagttactgtgaaaagcccctagtcgccacattccggcgcctgtttggggaggctggtatgggaatagcATGTATTTGCTATTTCCAGACTTGATTGTACCAAAGCTCTCATGGCCATTGTCTGTAAACCTCAGCTCATCCAAAGCTCTCTGCCCATATTCTGATTCACATCAAGTCCCATCCATACATCACATGTGTTTCTGACCAACATCCTCCCGGTCCAATATTACCTCAAAGGTAAAACATTCATCCCGGTGTTCAAATCCTTTCATAGCTTTGCCCCACCATAGCTCATGTATCTCAACCATCCCTACAAATCTCCACAAACTCTGTTCCTCTAATTCTGTTctcttgtccatccccaatttccTTCACTCCCCTATTGGCGGTTGTGCATTGTGTGAAATCCCTCCAGAAACTGCCCTTCCTTTCCTCCTACCCTTTGTCATCTGCCCTtaagtggcttggtgtcaaattctgGCTGATAATTCTCATGCACTATAATATTTTATGGTAAAggcactatttaaatgcaagttttgtCTTTTCAAAATTTGGAGTACTGCCTGGGTCAATTTCAAAGCTAAGATTGGTGGATTTTTGTACGGTAGGGGTACTTAGTCCCATTTCTCGAAGATGGGAAAATAATGTTAAGatgcatatcagccatgatattactgATTGGCTCTCCGTTTCTATGATCAGGTGCACACAGAGAATAAGAAATGTAATCCAGTAATGCAATGTTTTGCTCTCTTTTAGCTTTTACATTACTGAAGAATCATCTTGGATGGAAAAATTGTCTCCTAGTCATAGGTGCACTGCAGCTAAACATTGTTGTGTGTGGCGCATTACTTCGGCCACTTATCATCAGAAAAACGGAGAAAAAAACAGTGGAACCAGTGAGTGTGCCAATGGAAACCAAGTATATGCTGGAGAATGAGGAAACATGCATCTCTGTAGAGTCTGTGGACTCAGGAGTGGAATCTTTATCTACCTCACGTGATCACTTAAATAATAAAAAGTGTACAACAAATAATGTTCACAAAGAAAAGTTTCAAATGCTTCTAGATAAGAAGCCAGAACCACAGGATCAACCAAAGttgcttgacttttcaattctaaaGGACAAAAGCTTCATTTTTTATTCACTTTTTGGACTATTTGCCACTTTCGGTTTCTTCGCACCTCACCTTTATGTGATTCCTCTCAGCATTAGCCTTGGTGTTGACGAGTGGGCAGCATACATGCTATCTGCTATGGCAATTATGGAGGTGTTTGGTAGGTTGGCAAGTGGCTGTGTCCTAAACAAGCAGCCTATACGGAAGATTTACATTGAACTGATCTGTACAAGCCTACTGAGTATAGTGTTGTTGTGCTTTCCATTCACAAGAGGATTCTGGAGCCTTGTTACATGCAGCATGCTGTATGGATTCATGTTTGGCACTGTGGCCAGTATTCATATTCCAATGTTGGCAGAAGATGATGTTGTTGGAATTGAGAAGATGTCATCTGCTGTCGGAATTTACATCTTTATACAGAGCTTTTCAGGACTTGCTGGGCCGCCTATTGGAGgtatttttgtttttgatttcATTATCATGGAGTCAAGTTTCAAATTTACGTACgtatttgcatttcatttcagtgaAAGTGAAATGAGGTTGCACTTAAATGCAGTTAATTTGATCCAAGAATAACCATCTGGCTTTACAGTAGCTAATTCTCCATCATATGAtacttttgcaaaaaaaaaaaggtgtGCATTTAGCCTTAAACAATGCTCCAAAAGAGCAAAATGGTTAAAAATTCAGAATATACGCTGTTCAAAAATGCTAACGTATTCTGCAAGAAAATCAACAAAATTTGTAAGCCCACATTGGACAAGTAGGTAAGTTTACAGTACCAGTGTCATCAAATTAATGTTGTACATTTGGTTTTGAAAAGTTTTAACTATCATTAGgagataataattttttttattttagcttCTACTATTTTACTTAGGATTTTCACAGTGCTGGTGACCTTTTTTTCATCTCCTCATGTCAGTCACCCACTCTTCCAATCCTGCTGCTTTTAAGTCTCTCTTGCCAGCATATCTTTCCATCTGATAGACCTTCCCCTTCTTCCTGCAAATCTCCAACTTGCCTCAACACATATCCTTTCCGCAACAGATGACCATGCCATTTCAATTTCTTCTCGGCGACATTCTTCAAATATTCCCATTATCTTCACTGATCCCCGATGTACTAATTCCTGTTATTGCCCTTTCTTGTCACTCCAAATATCCACCTCAGCAATCCTCATCTAATTAGCATCAAGTTGTCTCTTCTCTTGATGTTGTCCAAGTTTTTACATTATACAGCCAGGCTGATCTCAAAACTGTCCTGTCGATTCTTCCTTTCAGTCTCAAAGATACTT harbors:
- the LOC119953278 gene encoding monocarboxylate transporter 7-like isoform X3, whose translation is MLGGLLVSMGMMAASFAQAIVEMYLAIGVVSGVGFSLSFLPTVTILSQYFDKYRSLVIAVASTGECFATFVFAPAFTLLKNHLGWKNCLLVIGALQLNIVVCGALLRPLIIRKTEKKTVEPVSVPMETKYMLENEETCISVESVDSGVESLSTSRDHLNNKKCTTNNVHKEKFQMLLDKKPEPQDQPKLLDFSILKDKSFIFYSLFGLFATFGFFAPHLYVIPLSISLGVDEWAAYMLSAMAIMEVFGRLASGCVLNKQPIRKIYIELICTSLLSIVLLCFPFTRGFWSLVTCSMLYGFMFGTVASIHIPMLAEDDVVGIEKMSSAVGIYIFIQSFSGLAGPPIGGWLVDITGQNYGSAFFFCGIGMCLGSFFLALVQPSKKGFCQRKQPLEIDRQQALQEDLKIVQDVPGQRKQPLEIDRQQALQEDLKIVQDVPGQRKQPLEIDRQQALQEDLKIVQDVPEDFVETDLKPESLQNQFQSNA
- the LOC119953278 gene encoding monocarboxylate transporter 7-like isoform X2 gives rise to the protein MPLCNWLLGVVPPLSTILSNHFGYRPVVMLGGLLVSMGMMAASFAQAIVEMYLAIGVVSGVGFSLSFLPTVTILSQYFDKYRSLVIAVASTGECFATFVFAPAFTLLKNHLGWKNCLLVIGALQLNIVVCGALLRPLIIRKTEKKTVEPVSVPMETKYMLENEETCISVESVDSGVESLSTSRDHLNNKKCTTNNVHKEKFQMLLDKKPEPQDQPKLLDFSILKDKSFIFYSLFGLFATFGFFAPHLYVIPLSISLGVDEWAAYMLSAMAIMEVFGRLASGCVLNKQPIRKIYIELICTSLLSIVLLCFPFTRGFWSLVTCSMLYGFMFGTVASIHIPMLAEDDVVGIEKMSSAVGIYIFIQSFSGLAGPPIGGWLVDITGQNYGSAFFFCGIGMCLGSFFLALVQPSKKGFCQRKQPLEIDRQQALQEDLKIVQDVPGQRKQPLEIDRQQALQEDLKIVQDVPGQRKQPLEIDRQQALQEDLKIVQDVPEDFVETDLKPESLQNQFQSNA